From Deinococcus aquiradiocola, a single genomic window includes:
- a CDS encoding isochorismatase family protein: protein MTDLQDTFRQRGLGASSGFGDRPGVIVVDFSRGFTDPASPLGADYAPQLDATRTLLDAARTRALPVAFTTVSYPDGPHEATHFLAKVPSLALLRDGSGWADLDPRLDARPDEPVWVKRFASAFFGPPLHAWLQARRVDTLIVCGATTSGCVRATVVDGLQHGYRVIVPRECVGDRAAAPHDASLFDMNAKYADVLPLAEVLTHLPPPS, encoded by the coding sequence GTGACCGACCTGCAGGACACCTTCCGGCAGCGCGGCCTGGGCGCGTCCAGCGGCTTCGGGGACCGGCCCGGCGTGATCGTGGTGGACTTCAGCCGGGGCTTCACCGACCCCGCCAGCCCGCTCGGCGCGGACTACGCGCCGCAGCTGGACGCCACCCGCACCCTGCTGGACGCCGCGCGCACGCGGGCGCTGCCGGTCGCGTTCACGACCGTGTCGTACCCGGACGGGCCGCACGAGGCGACGCACTTCCTCGCGAAGGTCCCGTCCCTGGCGCTGCTGCGCGACGGGTCCGGCTGGGCGGACCTCGACCCGCGCCTGGACGCCCGCCCGGACGAGCCGGTATGGGTGAAACGCTTCGCGAGCGCCTTCTTCGGCCCGCCCCTGCACGCCTGGCTGCAGGCGCGGCGTGTGGACACCCTGATCGTGTGCGGCGCGACCACCAGCGGCTGCGTGCGCGCCACCGTCGTGGACGGCCTGCAGCACGGGTACCGCGTGATCGTGCCGCGCGAGTGCGTCGGGGACCGCGCCGCCGCCCCGCACGACGCGAGCCTCTTCGACATGAACGCCAAGTACGCCGACGTCCTCCCGCTCGCGGAGGTCCTCACGCACCTTCCACCGCCGTCCTGA
- a CDS encoding CaiB/BaiF CoA transferase family protein, translated as MTHDPLGPQPHTPPQPQDAPPGPLDGLRVVEMGSLLAGPFVGQLLGDFGAEVVKIEPPGVGDPMRAWGRHKPQGQSLWFPVIARNKKSVTLDLRQQAGQDIARELIAGADVLVENFRPGTLERWGLGPDELHALNPRLVIVRVSGYGQTGPYRGRAGFGSIGEAVGGLRALSGEPGQPPVRVGISIGDMLAGTLGALGAMMALFGRLRSGQGQVVDISLYEAVLTYMESMIPEYALTGQTRERSGSVLPGIAPSNIYPALTAAGEPGEWVVIGANGDNVFRRLVQEMGEPGLADHPDYATHEARGQHMREIDDRIAQWTSALGADEVVARLEAAGVPASKMYSARDMMNDPHFAARGNIVTLPHRTLGDFPMQGVVPRLTGTPGSVRTLGPDLGEHNAEIYGERLGRTPEQLAQLAADGVI; from the coding sequence ATGACCCACGACCCGCTCGGCCCCCAACCCCACACCCCGCCCCAGCCGCAGGACGCCCCGCCCGGCCCGCTCGACGGGCTGCGCGTCGTCGAGATGGGCTCCCTCCTCGCCGGTCCCTTCGTGGGGCAGCTGCTCGGCGATTTCGGCGCGGAAGTCGTCAAGATCGAACCGCCGGGCGTGGGCGACCCCATGCGCGCCTGGGGACGGCACAAACCGCAGGGGCAGAGCCTGTGGTTCCCCGTCATCGCCCGCAACAAGAAGTCCGTCACGCTCGACCTGCGCCAGCAGGCGGGCCAGGACATCGCCCGCGAACTGATCGCCGGGGCCGACGTGCTCGTCGAGAACTTCCGTCCCGGCACGCTGGAACGCTGGGGGCTCGGCCCGGACGAACTGCACGCCCTCAACCCCCGCCTCGTCATCGTGCGCGTCAGCGGGTACGGGCAGACCGGACCGTACCGGGGCCGCGCGGGCTTCGGCAGCATCGGCGAGGCGGTCGGCGGGCTGCGCGCCCTGTCCGGCGAGCCGGGCCAGCCGCCCGTCCGGGTCGGCATCAGCATCGGGGACATGCTGGCGGGCACGCTCGGCGCGCTGGGCGCCATGATGGCCCTCTTCGGGCGCCTCCGGAGCGGTCAGGGGCAGGTGGTCGACATCAGCCTGTACGAGGCGGTCCTCACGTACATGGAGAGCATGATTCCCGAGTACGCCCTGACCGGCCAGACGCGCGAACGCAGCGGCAGCGTCCTGCCGGGCATCGCGCCCAGCAACATCTACCCGGCGCTCACGGCGGCAGGCGAGCCGGGCGAGTGGGTCGTGATCGGCGCGAACGGCGACAACGTCTTCCGGCGACTCGTGCAGGAGATGGGCGAGCCGGGCCTCGCCGACCACCCGGACTACGCGACGCACGAGGCGCGCGGTCAGCACATGCGCGAGATCGACGACCGCATCGCGCAGTGGACGTCGGCCCTCGGCGCGGACGAGGTCGTCGCGCGGCTGGAGGCGGCAGGCGTGCCCGCCAGCAAGATGTACAGCGCGCGCGACATGATGAACGACCCGCACTTCGCGGCGCGCGGGAACATCGTGACGCTGCCGCACAGGACGCTCGGGGACTTCCCGATGCAGGGCGTCGTGCCGCGCCTGACCGGCACGCCCGGCAGCGTCCGCACGCTCGGCCCGGACCTCGGGGAGCACAACGCCGAGATCTACGGCGAACGGCTGGGCCGGACGCCGGAACAGCTCGCTCAGCTCGCCGCGGACGGCGTGATCTAG
- a CDS encoding hydroxymethylglutaryl-CoA lyase translates to MTQPPAPAPSAPVPQHHVPPDHVRIVEVGPRDGLQNDATHLTPAVRAELVTRLAASGLREIEAVSFVHPQRVPQMAGAEEVVTLARHALPATDAPALIGLVLNERGFERAVSVGLRHVRYAFPVTEGFARRNQNQTVEEALALARTLVARAREHDLQIGVVLATSFGCPFDGRVAPAHVLRVAEQVAQDAPDELVFADTIGVGNPVAVRELLRGAVRFGVPGMRLGAHFHNTRNTGYANAVAAVESGATSLDSSVGGLGGCPFAPRATGNVATEDLAYLLREMGVHTGLDLASLTQTGEWLSRQLGHALPGMLAQAGDFPA, encoded by the coding sequence ATGACCCAGCCACCCGCGCCCGCCCCGTCCGCGCCCGTCCCGCAGCATCACGTGCCGCCGGACCACGTCCGTATCGTGGAGGTCGGCCCGCGCGACGGCCTGCAGAACGACGCCACGCACCTCACGCCCGCCGTGCGCGCCGAACTCGTGACGCGCCTCGCCGCGTCGGGCCTGCGCGAGATCGAGGCCGTGAGCTTCGTGCACCCGCAGCGCGTGCCGCAGATGGCGGGCGCCGAGGAGGTCGTCACGCTCGCCCGCCACGCCCTGCCCGCCACGGACGCCCCCGCCCTGATCGGGCTGGTCCTCAACGAGCGCGGCTTCGAGCGGGCCGTCTCGGTCGGACTGCGGCACGTGCGCTACGCCTTCCCCGTCACGGAGGGCTTCGCGCGCCGCAACCAGAACCAGACGGTCGAGGAGGCCCTCGCGCTCGCCCGGACGCTCGTCGCCCGCGCCAGGGAGCACGACCTTCAGATCGGGGTGGTGCTCGCCACGAGCTTCGGCTGCCCCTTCGACGGCCGCGTCGCGCCCGCGCACGTGCTGCGCGTCGCGGAACAGGTCGCGCAGGACGCGCCGGACGAACTGGTGTTCGCGGACACCATCGGCGTCGGCAATCCCGTCGCGGTCCGCGAACTGCTGCGCGGCGCCGTCCGGTTCGGCGTGCCCGGCATGCGACTCGGCGCGCACTTCCACAACACCCGCAACACCGGGTACGCCAACGCGGTCGCCGCCGTCGAGTCCGGCGCCACGTCCCTCGACAGCAGCGTCGGCGGGCTGGGCGGCTGCCCCTTCGCGCCGCGCGCGACCGGCAACGTCGCCACCGAGGACCTCGCGTACCTGCTGCGCGAGATGGGCGTCCACACCGGCCTGGACCTCGCGTCGCTCACGCAGACGGGCGAGTGGCTCTCCCGGCAGCTGGGGCACGCGCTGCCCGGCATGCTCGCGCAGGCAGGCGACTTCCCCGCCTGA
- a CDS encoding U32 family peptidase, translated as MPSPVPTPRPNARPRVKPEVMSPVGGRAQLHAAVEAGADAVFFGLDHSFQARAKVGFQPEDLPGIMSDLHVRGVKGFVTFNTLVFDRELREAEAQLMHLAQSGVDAIIVQDWGAARLAHAVCPDLPIHGSTQMSITSAEGAELARRFGASRVVLGRELSLRDIGRIAAATDIELETFVHGALCVSYSGQCFSSEAWGGRSANRGQCAQACRLPYDLLVDGAQRDLGDARYLLSPGDLYALHQVPDLMAMGVSCLKIEGRYKDAEFVALTTAAYRQAVDEAWAGQALSVTPQQEQDIAQVYSRGLAPHFMAGTNHQTVVRGRAPRHRGVRVGTVTEVTQKGVRVELDGVTLHPGDGLVFDAADWRDPAEREEGGFLYEIFTRRGRQDEAGSGEAELRFGQGAVNGRRIRPGDWVWRTSDPTLTARVKPLLDAADPLHTRPVRAHFVGVLGEAPILTLTDDAGHTVTVTGDAPLSAARNRALDDATLRDQLSRLGGTPYHLADLSSELVGETFLPVSALNALRREAVTALTAARGAAPARDVQPALTRLLPDAPAPHAAPGTPRLHLLVRTPEQLDAAIDLRPDSITLDYLELYGLKPSVERVQEAGIEVRVASPRILKPSEQNIQKFLLSLGAGLLVRSGGLLEGLQGTPDAPALSGDFSLNAANVLSARALLDLGLVRLNPGLDLNARQVQDLASLVGPERLEATAYAHLPVFHTEHCVFCRFLSDGTDYTNCGHPCESHRVALRDHRGQTHPVMADVGCRNTVFEGRAQTAAAHLHDWLASGLRDFRLEFVHEDGAGVREVVTAFRAFLAGRVSVPELEARLAAVTSPDAPNGQGVTEGSLFVPAGFEGLPQLDLIRN; from the coding sequence ATGCCGAGCCCCGTTCCCACCCCGCGCCCGAATGCCCGCCCGCGAGTCAAGCCCGAAGTCATGAGTCCCGTCGGTGGCCGCGCGCAGCTGCACGCCGCCGTGGAGGCGGGCGCGGACGCGGTGTTCTTCGGCCTGGACCACAGCTTCCAGGCGCGCGCGAAGGTCGGCTTCCAGCCGGAGGACCTGCCCGGCATCATGAGCGACCTGCACGTGCGCGGCGTGAAGGGCTTCGTGACCTTCAACACCCTGGTGTTCGACCGGGAACTGCGCGAGGCCGAAGCGCAGCTGATGCACCTCGCGCAGAGCGGCGTGGACGCCATCATCGTGCAGGACTGGGGGGCCGCGCGCCTCGCGCACGCCGTCTGCCCGGACCTGCCGATCCACGGCAGCACCCAGATGAGCATCACGAGCGCCGAAGGGGCCGAACTCGCGCGGCGGTTCGGCGCGAGCCGCGTGGTGCTGGGCCGCGAACTGTCCCTGCGGGACATCGGGCGCATCGCGGCCGCCACCGACATCGAACTGGAGACCTTCGTGCACGGCGCGCTGTGCGTCAGTTACAGCGGGCAGTGCTTCTCCAGCGAGGCGTGGGGCGGCCGCAGCGCGAACCGCGGGCAGTGTGCGCAGGCGTGCCGTCTCCCGTACGACCTGCTGGTGGACGGCGCGCAGCGCGACCTGGGCGACGCGCGTTACCTGCTGTCGCCCGGCGACCTGTACGCCCTGCATCAGGTGCCGGACCTCATGGCGATGGGCGTCAGCTGCCTGAAGATCGAGGGCCGTTACAAAGACGCGGAGTTCGTGGCCCTCACGACCGCCGCGTACCGGCAGGCGGTGGACGAGGCGTGGGCCGGGCAGGCGCTCAGCGTCACGCCGCAGCAGGAGCAGGACATCGCGCAGGTGTACTCGCGGGGCCTCGCGCCGCACTTCATGGCGGGCACGAACCACCAGACGGTCGTGCGCGGCCGCGCCCCCCGGCACCGGGGCGTGCGCGTCGGCACCGTGACCGAGGTGACGCAGAAGGGCGTGCGCGTCGAACTGGACGGCGTGACCCTGCACCCCGGCGACGGCCTCGTGTTCGACGCGGCCGACTGGCGCGACCCGGCCGAACGCGAGGAGGGCGGCTTCCTGTACGAGATCTTCACGCGCCGCGGCCGTCAGGACGAGGCGGGCAGCGGCGAGGCCGAACTGCGCTTCGGGCAGGGCGCCGTGAACGGCCGCCGCATCCGGCCCGGCGACTGGGTGTGGCGCACCTCCGACCCCACCCTCACCGCCCGCGTCAAACCGCTGCTGGACGCCGCCGACCCGCTGCACACCCGGCCCGTCCGGGCGCACTTCGTCGGCGTGCTCGGCGAGGCCCCCATCCTCACCCTGACGGACGACGCGGGCCATACCGTCACCGTGACGGGCGACGCGCCGCTCAGTGCCGCCCGCAACCGCGCCCTCGACGACGCCACCCTCCGCGACCAGCTGTCCCGCCTGGGCGGCACGCCGTACCACCTCGCGGACCTGAGCAGCGAACTGGTAGGGGAGACGTTCCTGCCCGTCAGCGCCCTGAACGCCCTGCGCCGCGAAGCCGTCACGGCCCTGACCGCCGCGCGCGGCGCCGCGCCCGCACGCGACGTGCAGCCCGCCCTGACGCGCCTGCTGCCGGACGCGCCCGCCCCGCACGCCGCGCCGGGCACGCCGCGCCTGCACCTGCTCGTCCGCACGCCCGAACAGCTGGACGCCGCCATCGACCTGCGCCCCGACAGCATCACCCTCGACTACCTCGAACTGTACGGCCTGAAACCCAGCGTGGAGCGCGTGCAGGAAGCCGGGATCGAGGTGCGCGTCGCGTCGCCCCGCATCCTGAAACCCAGCGAGCAGAACATCCAGAAGTTCCTGCTGTCGCTCGGCGCGGGCCTCCTCGTGCGCAGCGGCGGCCTGCTCGAAGGCCTGCAGGGCACCCCGGACGCCCCCGCCCTCAGCGGTGACTTCTCCCTGAACGCCGCGAACGTCCTCTCCGCCCGCGCGCTCCTCGACCTGGGCCTCGTGCGCCTGAATCCCGGCCTGGACCTCAACGCGCGGCAGGTGCAGGACCTCGCGTCGCTCGTCGGACCGGAGCGGCTGGAGGCGACCGCGTACGCGCACCTGCCGGTCTTCCACACCGAGCACTGCGTGTTCTGCCGCTTCCTGTCGGACGGCACCGACTACACCAACTGCGGGCACCCCTGCGAGTCGCACCGCGTCGCGCTGCGCGACCACCGGGGACAGACGCATCCCGTCATGGCCGACGTCGGCTGCCGCAACACCGTCTTCGAGGGCCGCGCGCAGACGGCCGCCGCGCACCTGCACGACTGGCTCGCGTCGGGCCTGCGCGACTTCCGCCTGGAGTTCGTGCACGAGGACGGCGCGGGCGTCCGCGAGGTCGTCACGGCGTTCCGGGCGTTCCTGGCGGGCCGCGTGAGCGTCCCGGAACTGGAGGCGCGCCTCGCGGCCGTCACGAGCCCCGACGCGCCGAACGGTCAGGGCGTCACGGAAGGCAGCCTGTTCGTCCCGGCCGGGTTCGAGGGCCTCCCGCAGCTGGACCTCATCCGGAACTGA
- a CDS encoding DUF402 domain-containing protein has translation MQAHPVKIERHDTAARIHHTNTGQRPVDLYHTHERGLYVSRRFVDHPRIAYWQAHLLPDVIPLQDGTERLGIQLCRYDFHGERVHDYYIDIATITCQGDVWTVRDHYLDLLVWDGLCAEIADTDELNAALQAGFIGQSEFARAISAAHGVLNGLARHGYDVRAWLASQQLRLEWDLTTTVA, from the coding sequence ATGCAGGCGCACCCGGTCAAGATCGAACGCCACGACACGGCGGCCCGCATCCACCACACCAACACCGGGCAGCGCCCCGTGGACCTGTACCACACGCACGAGCGCGGCCTGTACGTGTCGCGCCGCTTCGTGGACCACCCGCGCATCGCGTACTGGCAGGCACACCTGCTGCCGGACGTGATCCCCCTGCAGGACGGCACGGAACGCCTCGGCATCCAGCTGTGCCGCTACGACTTCCACGGTGAGCGCGTCCACGACTACTACATCGACATCGCGACCATCACGTGCCAGGGCGACGTGTGGACGGTCCGGGACCATTACCTCGACCTGCTCGTCTGGGACGGCCTGTGCGCCGAGATCGCCGACACGGACGAACTGAACGCGGCGCTGCAGGCGGGTTTCATCGGGCAGTCGGAATTCGCGCGGGCCATCTCGGCGGCGCACGGCGTGCTGAACGGCCTCGCCCGGCACGGGTACGACGTGCGCGCCTGGCTCGCCAGTCAGCAGCTGCGGCTGGAGTGGGACCTGACCACCACCGTCGCCTGA
- a CDS encoding putative ABC transporter permease subunit, producing the protein MSRPVTARRADGSLLHLKALGLRNALTRGPKMGFALLAVLAGLFVWAEVAGTLRALSFLAGFGFIGLGVFRRALETGLLVLSAGVTFSAVTTAISTLYLSEDLNFLLAQPIPAWRVFALKVAETFVAAALVPTLLTLPVLFALGAHFGAPAWYPLLAALAAVLLYALPVGLGALLAVLLMRVSPVSRVREVATGLGVVISAALVYGVRALHPEALVARAADPLQLQGVLRELSGGGNLAWPHGWATETIWQAAHGRLHWGVLPLLLLSCVLGVLAPLVAGYAYQAGWARSLDSSRLRLDPASRPAGPVQRALARFGAGGRLAGKDLNVTLRDPTQWSQLLVLVALAAVYLVSVRSLPLPPIPAFRGVVGYLQLAFQGFVIAGVGVRLAFPALSTEGRAYWLLRTSPLTSWQVVRAKFLGLLPVMLTLSLTLAVTSAALLGLGTLTVTASVLIGLSNALTLTALGVGLGAALPRFTADNPAEIGFSPGGLLYIGSGLLASLLAVALLARPVLLSVTVPFLYPGLSALWTPAGAAGLAGLLLLTLLLTWGTLRWGAARLDRLE; encoded by the coding sequence GTGAGCCGTCCCGTCACGGCGCGGCGCGCGGACGGCTCGCTGCTGCACCTGAAGGCCCTGGGACTGCGCAACGCCCTGACGCGCGGCCCGAAGATGGGCTTCGCGCTGCTGGCCGTCCTGGCGGGCCTGTTCGTGTGGGCGGAGGTGGCGGGCACGCTGCGCGCCCTGTCGTTCCTGGCGGGCTTCGGCTTCATCGGGCTGGGCGTGTTCCGGCGCGCACTGGAGACGGGCCTGCTGGTGCTGTCGGCGGGCGTGACGTTCTCGGCCGTGACGACCGCCATCAGCACCCTGTACCTGTCGGAGGACCTGAACTTCCTGCTGGCGCAGCCGATCCCGGCGTGGCGGGTCTTCGCGCTGAAGGTCGCGGAGACGTTCGTGGCGGCAGCCCTCGTGCCGACCCTGCTGACCCTGCCGGTGCTGTTCGCGCTCGGCGCTCACTTCGGGGCGCCCGCGTGGTACCCGCTGCTCGCGGCCCTGGCAGCGGTGCTGCTGTACGCGCTGCCGGTGGGACTGGGGGCGCTGCTGGCGGTGCTGCTGATGCGGGTGTCGCCCGTGTCGCGCGTGCGGGAGGTCGCAACGGGACTGGGCGTCGTGATCAGTGCCGCGCTGGTGTACGGTGTGCGTGCCCTGCACCCGGAAGCGCTCGTCGCGCGGGCCGCCGACCCGCTGCAGCTGCAGGGCGTGCTGCGGGAACTGTCGGGCGGCGGGAACCTCGCGTGGCCGCACGGGTGGGCGACCGAGACGATCTGGCAGGCGGCGCACGGCAGGCTGCACTGGGGGGTGCTGCCGCTGCTGCTGCTGTCCTGCGTGCTGGGCGTCCTCGCGCCGCTCGTGGCGGGGTACGCGTACCAGGCGGGCTGGGCACGCAGCCTGGACAGCTCGCGCCTGCGGCTGGACCCCGCGTCCCGCCCGGCCGGTCCCGTCCAGCGGGCGCTCGCGCGGTTCGGGGCGGGCGGGCGGCTGGCCGGGAAGGACCTGAACGTGACGCTGCGCGACCCGACCCAGTGGAGTCAGCTGCTCGTGCTGGTCGCGCTGGCCGCCGTGTACCTGGTGAGCGTCCGCAGCCTGCCGCTCCCGCCCATCCCGGCATTCCGGGGCGTGGTGGGCTACCTGCAGCTCGCCTTTCAGGGATTCGTGATCGCGGGCGTGGGCGTGCGGCTGGCCTTCCCGGCCCTGAGCACCGAGGGCCGCGCGTACTGGCTGCTGCGCACGTCGCCGCTCACGTCCTGGCAGGTGGTGCGCGCCAAGTTCCTGGGGCTGCTGCCCGTGATGCTCACCCTGAGCCTGACGCTGGCCGTCACGAGCGCCGCGCTGCTGGGCCTGGGGACGCTCACCGTCACCGCGTCGGTGCTGATCGGGCTGAGCAACGCCCTGACGCTCACGGCGCTCGGGGTGGGGCTCGGGGCGGCCCTCCCGCGTTTCACGGCCGACAACCCGGCCGAGATCGGCTTCTCACCGGGCGGCCTGCTGTACATCGGGTCGGGCCTGCTCGCGAGCCTGCTGGCGGTCGCGCTGCTCGCAAGGCCCGTGCTGCTGAGCGTGACGGTGCCGTTCCTGTACCCGGGCCTGAGCGCCCTGTGGACTCCGGCGGGCGCGGCGGGCCTCGCGGGCCTGCTGCTGCTGACGCTGCTGCTCACGTGGGGAACGCTGCGCTGGGGCGCCGCGAGACTCGACCGGCTGGAGTGA
- a CDS encoding ABC transporter ATP-binding protein, with amino-acid sequence MIDVSGFSKRYGRHTAVNDLSFTVPRGGLFGLLGSNGAGKTTTIRALVGLTRPSAGTVRVAGYDVWAEPIPAKSSFGYIPDRPHLYGKLTGRETLRFVAGLRRLPDAEREIDRWLEYFRLSDFGNELTETYSHGMRQKLTIITALLPNPKVLIVDEPMVGLDPQAARQVRELFRAHADAGNAVLLTTHSLPLAEAVCDRLVVLDRGRVLGEGTMDDLRAQTGTRAGGVDGDSLERVFFRLLEEEQAAGAAQDAAAPAQAGRGRRA; translated from the coding sequence GTGATTGACGTTTCCGGATTCAGCAAACGCTACGGGCGGCACACGGCCGTGAACGACCTGAGCTTCACCGTGCCGCGCGGTGGCCTGTTCGGGCTGCTCGGCAGCAACGGCGCAGGCAAGACCACCACCATCCGCGCGCTCGTGGGCCTCACGCGGCCCAGCGCGGGCACGGTGCGCGTGGCGGGGTACGACGTGTGGGCCGAACCGATCCCGGCGAAATCGTCGTTCGGGTACATCCCGGACCGGCCGCACCTGTACGGCAAACTGACGGGCCGCGAGACCCTGCGCTTCGTGGCGGGCCTGCGCCGACTGCCGGACGCGGAACGCGAGATCGACCGCTGGCTGGAGTACTTCCGGCTGTCGGACTTCGGGAACGAACTGACCGAGACGTACTCGCACGGCATGCGGCAGAAACTGACGATCATCACGGCCCTCCTCCCTAACCCGAAGGTGCTCATCGTGGACGAGCCGATGGTGGGCCTCGACCCGCAGGCGGCGCGGCAGGTGCGGGAACTGTTCCGCGCGCACGCGGACGCCGGGAACGCCGTGCTGCTTACGACGCACAGCCTGCCGCTCGCGGAGGCCGTCTGCGACCGGCTGGTGGTGCTGGACCGGGGCCGCGTGCTGGGCGAGGGCACCATGGACGACCTGCGCGCCCAGACCGGCACGCGGGCAGGCGGCGTGGACGGCGACAGCCTGGAGCGCGTGTTCTTCCGGCTGCTGGAGGAGGAACAGGCGGCCGGCGCGGCGCAGGACGCGGCAGCCCCGGCGCAGGCCGGACGGGGCAGGCGCGCGTGA